From one Enterococcus sp. DIV2402 genomic stretch:
- the glpK gene encoding glycerol kinase GlpK, giving the protein MTTKEKKYIMAIDQGTTSSRAILFDKKGKNIGSSQKEFTQYFPNSGWVEHNANEIWNSVQSVIAGAFIESGIHPDEVAGIGITNQRETTVVWEKETGRPIHNAIVWQSRQSSGIANQLVKDGYKDMIHSKTGLIVDAYFSATKIRWILDHVEGAQERAEKGELLFGTIDSWLVWKLTDGDAHVTDYSNASRTMLYNIHDLTWDKEILDLLDIPQAMLPEVKSNSEIYGYTKGYHFYGSNVPISGMAGDQQAALFGQMAFEPGMVKNTYGTGAFIVMNTGEKPQLSANNLLTTIGYGINGKVYYALEGSIFVAGSAIQWLRDGLRMIETSPESEEIAAKATGGNDVYVVPAFTGLGAPYWDSDARGAVFGLTRGTTKEDFVRATLQAVAYQSRDVLETMKKDSGIDIPLLKVDGGAAKNNLLMQFQADILNTQVQRAANLETTALGAAYLAGLAVGFWKDLDELKAMQKEGEIFTPQMAEDEREELYENWQAAVAATQVFKPRKKKEGQ; this is encoded by the coding sequence ATGACGACAAAAGAAAAAAAATACATTATGGCAATTGATCAAGGAACTACCAGTTCACGAGCAATTTTGTTTGATAAAAAAGGTAAAAATATTGGTAGCTCTCAAAAAGAATTCACACAATACTTTCCAAACTCAGGCTGGGTAGAACATAATGCTAATGAAATTTGGAATTCAGTTCAGTCGGTCATTGCAGGTGCGTTTATTGAATCAGGCATTCATCCAGATGAAGTTGCAGGAATTGGTATTACGAATCAACGTGAAACAACAGTTGTTTGGGAAAAAGAAACGGGGCGACCAATTCATAATGCAATTGTTTGGCAATCTCGACAATCTTCAGGAATCGCAAATCAGTTGGTAAAAGATGGTTATAAAGATATGATTCATTCAAAAACAGGTTTGATTGTGGATGCTTATTTTTCCGCAACAAAAATTCGTTGGATTTTAGATCATGTAGAAGGTGCACAAGAGCGAGCTGAAAAAGGAGAATTGCTATTTGGAACAATCGATTCTTGGTTGGTTTGGAAACTAACAGATGGCGATGCGCACGTAACAGATTACTCAAATGCAAGTCGGACGATGCTTTACAATATTCATGATTTAACATGGGATAAAGAAATTTTAGACCTACTAGATATTCCGCAAGCTATGCTTCCTGAAGTGAAAAGTAATTCTGAAATTTATGGGTATACAAAAGGATATCATTTTTATGGAAGTAATGTACCAATTTCAGGAATGGCTGGGGATCAACAAGCAGCACTATTCGGACAAATGGCTTTTGAACCGGGAATGGTCAAAAATACTTATGGTACAGGTGCCTTCATTGTGATGAATACGGGTGAAAAACCACAATTATCAGCCAATAATTTGTTAACGACAATTGGATATGGTATTAATGGAAAAGTTTATTATGCCTTAGAAGGAAGTATTTTTGTAGCCGGTTCAGCCATTCAATGGTTGCGTGATGGCTTACGTATGATTGAAACTTCTCCAGAATCTGAAGAGATAGCCGCTAAAGCGACAGGCGGTAATGATGTGTATGTTGTACCTGCCTTCACGGGATTGGGAGCACCTTATTGGGATTCAGATGCACGTGGAGCGGTCTTTGGTTTAACTCGTGGAACAACAAAAGAAGATTTCGTACGAGCAACACTTCAAGCAGTAGCGTATCAATCACGTGATGTTTTAGAAACAATGAAAAAAGATTCGGGCATTGATATTCCTCTATTAAAAGTCGATGGTGGTGCGGCGAAAAATAATTTATTGATGCAGTTCCAAGCAGATATACTAAATACTCAAGTGCAACGGGCTGCTAATTTAGAAACAACAGCGTTAGGCGCTGCCTATCTTGCGGGCTTAGCTGTAGGTTTCTGGAAAGACTTAGACGAGTTAAAAGCAATGCAAAAAGAAGGCGAAATTTTCACACCACAAATGGCAGAGGATGAACGTGAAGAATTGTATGAAAATTGGCAAGCAGCAGTTGCCGCTACACAAGTTTTCAAACCGCGCAAAAAGAAGGAAGGTCAATAA
- the glpO gene encoding type 1 glycerol-3-phosphate oxidase, giving the protein MAFSFKTRRKNIEELQETTIDLLIIGGGITGAGVAVQAAAAGMKTALVEMQDFAEGTSSRSTKLVHGGIRYLKTFDVEVVADTVKERANVQKIAPHIPKPDPMLLPIYDEPGATFNLFSAKIAMDLYDQLAGVSGTKYANYVLNKEEVLQREPQLQSENLQGAGVYLDFRNNDARLVIENIKQAQSDGGLMLNKMKVLEIVHDENGQANGAKVEDLLTGEIFTIMARVIINTTGPWSDKVRQLDSKNELPAQMRPTKGVHLVVDRSKLNVPQPTYFDTGKNDGRMVFVVPREEKTYFGTTDTDYQGDLKHPKVEQSDVAYLLDIVNHRFPEANITIQDIESSWAGLRPLISGNGGSDYNGGNNGALSEDSFQDVVSAVKEYLNDPSAREKVEKAINEVEVSIDNTVNPSQVSRGSSLDRSVDGLLTLAGGKITDYRLMAEGALQKIQEILAEGFQKRFVLIDSVNYPVSGGRIDYQNVDDELAKLAKLAEDKGLDEKDARYLANLYGSNLEKVLRYDEKISGLSARDSYSLNYALNEEAVLTPADYLMRRTNFILFIRDEVDAIKEPVIKKMQAFFGWTDEETEKQRAELEEVIAESDLKQLKEELGQ; this is encoded by the coding sequence ATGGCATTTTCATTTAAGACTAGACGAAAGAACATCGAAGAATTACAAGAAACAACGATTGATTTATTAATCATTGGTGGTGGTATTACTGGTGCAGGGGTAGCTGTTCAAGCTGCCGCTGCCGGTATGAAAACAGCTTTGGTTGAGATGCAAGATTTTGCAGAAGGCACGTCTTCTAGATCAACAAAATTAGTGCATGGTGGTATTCGTTACTTAAAGACTTTTGATGTGGAAGTTGTAGCGGATACGGTCAAGGAACGAGCGAATGTACAAAAAATAGCTCCTCATATTCCTAAACCAGATCCGATGTTATTACCTATCTATGATGAACCGGGAGCAACGTTTAATTTATTTTCTGCAAAAATTGCTATGGATTTATATGACCAACTAGCAGGTGTTAGTGGCACGAAATATGCTAATTATGTTTTAAATAAAGAAGAAGTACTACAAAGAGAACCACAACTCCAATCAGAAAATTTGCAAGGAGCGGGTGTCTATCTTGATTTTCGAAATAATGATGCACGTTTAGTTATTGAAAATATTAAGCAGGCGCAATCAGATGGTGGTTTAATGCTTAATAAAATGAAAGTGCTTGAAATTGTACATGACGAAAATGGTCAAGCAAATGGAGCAAAAGTAGAGGATTTATTAACAGGAGAAATATTTACAATTATGGCTCGCGTGATTATCAATACCACAGGACCATGGTCTGATAAGGTGCGACAATTGGATAGTAAAAATGAATTACCTGCGCAAATGCGTCCAACCAAGGGCGTACATTTAGTTGTTGACCGAAGTAAATTAAACGTGCCACAACCAACGTATTTTGATACAGGAAAAAATGATGGACGGATGGTCTTTGTAGTTCCTCGTGAAGAAAAAACTTATTTCGGAACAACAGATACGGATTATCAGGGTGATTTAAAACACCCTAAAGTGGAGCAAAGTGATGTCGCTTATTTATTAGACATTGTGAACCATCGCTTTCCAGAAGCAAATATCACGATTCAAGATATTGAATCCAGTTGGGCAGGTTTGCGTCCGTTAATTTCAGGTAATGGTGGATCAGATTATAATGGTGGCAATAACGGAGCATTGTCAGAAGATAGTTTTCAAGATGTTGTAAGCGCTGTTAAAGAATATTTGAACGATCCATCCGCTCGTGAAAAAGTAGAAAAAGCAATCAATGAAGTCGAAGTATCCATTGATAATACTGTGAATCCTTCGCAAGTATCACGTGGTAGTAGTTTAGATCGTTCAGTAGATGGTTTGCTCACACTAGCTGGTGGCAAAATTACCGATTATCGTCTAATGGCTGAAGGAGCCTTACAAAAAATTCAAGAAATTCTAGCAGAAGGTTTTCAAAAAAGGTTCGTTTTAATTGATTCTGTAAACTATCCTGTTTCAGGTGGACGAATTGATTATCAAAACGTGGATGATGAACTAGCTAAACTGGCAAAACTAGCAGAGGATAAAGGTTTAGATGAAAAAGATGCTCGCTATTTAGCTAATCTATATGGTTCTAATCTAGAAAAAGTTTTGCGTTATGACGAAAAAATTTCAGGTTTATCAGCACGCGATAGTTATTCGTTAAATTATGCGCTGAATGAAGAAGCAGTCTTGACACCTGCCGATTATTTGATGCGTCGAACCAACTTTATTTTATTCATTCGCGATGAAGTGGATGCTATTAAAGAACCGGTTATTAAAAAAATGCAAGCATTCTTTGGTTGGACAGATGAAGAAACTGAAAAACAACGTGCAGAATTAGAAGAAGTAATTGCAGAATCTGATCTAAAACAATTGAAAGAGGAGTTAGGACAATGA
- a CDS encoding MIP/aquaporin family protein: MSDMTQIFSEFLGTAMLILLGSGVCAAVNLAKSKAEASGWIVIAAGWATAVTIAVYASSFMGPAHLNPAVTIGMAIAGKFTWSLVIPFIIAQLLGAIVGAALVWLAYLPHWAETKDQGAILGTFATGPAIRNLPANLMTEIIGTFVLVFALLAFGETSFADGTNPMVVGILILAIGLSLGGPTGYAINPARDLGPRLAHQFLPIKNKGNSDWGYSLIPITGPIIGGIVAAGVFNILPL; this comes from the coding sequence ATGAGCGATATGACACAGATTTTTAGTGAATTTTTAGGAACAGCGATGTTAATTTTATTAGGTAGCGGTGTATGTGCTGCCGTCAATTTAGCTAAAAGCAAAGCTGAAGCATCAGGTTGGATTGTAATTGCTGCTGGTTGGGCTACAGCGGTAACAATTGCAGTATATGCGTCTAGTTTTATGGGACCTGCCCATCTAAACCCTGCTGTAACTATTGGAATGGCGATTGCTGGTAAATTTACTTGGAGTTTAGTTATACCATTTATTATTGCACAACTTTTGGGAGCAATAGTTGGTGCAGCACTTGTATGGTTAGCATATCTACCTCATTGGGCAGAAACCAAAGATCAGGGAGCTATTTTAGGCACTTTTGCGACAGGTCCTGCTATCCGTAATTTACCAGCAAATTTAATGACTGAGATTATTGGTACATTTGTTTTAGTCTTTGCTCTATTAGCCTTTGGTGAAACAAGCTTTGCAGACGGTACGAATCCGATGGTAGTGGGAATTTTAATTTTGGCAATTGGGTTATCATTAGGGGGACCAACTGGCTATGCAATTAATCCAGCACGTGATTTAGGCCCTCGTTTAGCACATCAGTTTTTACCAATTAAAAACAAAGGAAACTCTGATTGGGGCTACAGTTTGATTCCCATTACTGGACCTATTATTGGCGGTATCGTTGCAGCAGGCGTCTTTAATATCTTACCGCTTTAA
- a CDS encoding GH25 family lysozyme: MKKKVLLIGIITMLVFQNSSIIVQAVDQTETLESSSVLDESNSGSSLVDSSNGMGVDISNNPIVIEDSKNFLEEDLSTSQSEDTLMSTEDKLSTNESTISSTVNVDEIEESNTISIKETDTTEQSSIPEENMNYPSGRSDLSSSQQRFSMNTIPTVNATDVNLPQKSFIDISSHNGSISIESYKIIKSYGVKGVVVKLTEATSYQNPFAKEQISNALAAGLKVSVYHYSWFKTKEQAIQEANYFSAMATTLGLPKDTLMVNDIEEPQIASGNDHTQNSLEFEKRLNQLGFINVNHYVGMHWITSGKINPVALGYTKLWVAAYPYVLDTTQRYTEYGAWQWSSQMKFPNVSGVFDISSDYAQQFTTSLESNQEFNKYVTLNKEISLWSIDNNEAIQIGTTSQWLEKTLRIKKEVQDSTNQKYYLLEDKQKHEIGYIRSTDSNMIDNAAGELFGYTKYVTISAANYTIWENFNWKKRDHSSNYQGEVLQARGYYNHFNGARYLTVYDNQGKWIGYINEVATKLSPNKIGNHRNYGKYVTIKANNYTIWGSFNWEKRDHSSNYQGKVLQARGYYDHFNGERYLTVYDNQGKWIGYINETGVEISDSKVGWHQIDKNYIKITANNYVIWNNFKWQKRTHSSKYQGKVLQVRGYHEHFNGSKFLNLYDLNGKWLGYMNSSGSRNIAQPSSQKMLVTVIRNNYTIWENFNWEKKNVSKDFLNQQLEVKNVYRHANGASYLGLYTLDGKWIGYINETGTNFLNR; encoded by the coding sequence ATGAAAAAGAAAGTTTTATTAATAGGAATAATAACTATGTTAGTTTTTCAAAATAGTTCAATTATTGTTCAGGCAGTAGATCAAACGGAAACGCTTGAAAGTAGTAGCGTTTTAGACGAATCAAATTCCGGGAGTTCATTAGTTGATAGTAGTAATGGAATGGGAGTAGATATTTCAAATAATCCAATAGTTATTGAAGACAGTAAAAATTTTTTAGAGGAGGATCTTTCTACATCTCAATCTGAAGATACTTTAATGTCAACAGAAGATAAACTATCCACAAATGAAAGTACTATTTCTTCTACAGTTAACGTTGATGAAATAGAAGAAAGTAATACAATAAGCATAAAAGAAACAGATACCACAGAGCAGTCCAGTATACCTGAGGAAAATATGAACTATCCGAGCGGACGTTCCGATTTGTCTAGCAGTCAACAAAGATTCAGTATGAACACTATACCCACAGTTAATGCAACTGATGTGAATCTACCACAAAAAAGCTTCATTGATATTTCTTCTCACAATGGAAGTATTAGTATAGAAAGTTATAAAATAATCAAATCCTATGGTGTAAAGGGGGTTGTGGTTAAACTAACTGAAGCAACTAGCTATCAAAACCCATTTGCTAAAGAACAAATATCAAATGCCTTAGCAGCAGGATTGAAAGTCTCTGTTTATCATTACAGCTGGTTTAAGACAAAAGAACAAGCGATACAAGAAGCAAATTATTTTTCTGCAATGGCAACAACTCTAGGATTACCTAAAGACACATTAATGGTGAATGATATCGAGGAGCCTCAAATTGCAAGTGGGAATGATCATACCCAAAATTCACTGGAATTCGAAAAGAGATTGAATCAATTAGGGTTTATCAATGTAAATCATTATGTAGGGATGCATTGGATTACTAGTGGAAAAATTAATCCAGTTGCATTAGGATATACAAAGCTGTGGGTTGCCGCATATCCATATGTTCTTGACACAACACAAAGATATACAGAATACGGTGCATGGCAATGGTCATCACAAATGAAGTTTCCCAATGTCTCAGGTGTATTTGACATCTCTTCAGATTACGCACAGCAATTTACCACAAGTCTTGAAAGCAATCAAGAATTCAACAAATATGTTACATTAAATAAAGAAATTTCTTTATGGAGTATAGACAATAATGAAGCTATCCAAATTGGAACTACTTCACAATGGTTAGAAAAAACACTAAGAATAAAGAAAGAAGTACAAGATAGTACCAATCAAAAATATTATTTGTTAGAAGATAAGCAAAAACACGAAATAGGATACATACGTTCAACAGATAGTAATATGATAGATAACGCAGCAGGCGAACTTTTTGGTTATACGAAATATGTCACTATATCAGCAGCTAACTATACGATTTGGGAAAATTTTAATTGGAAAAAACGTGATCATTCGTCTAATTACCAAGGAGAAGTCTTGCAAGCGAGAGGGTATTACAACCATTTTAATGGTGCCCGTTATTTAACCGTTTATGATAACCAAGGAAAATGGATTGGGTATATCAATGAAGTGGCTACTAAGTTATCGCCAAATAAAATTGGAAACCATCGTAATTATGGTAAATATGTGACTATCAAAGCCAATAACTATACGATTTGGGGAAGCTTTAATTGGGAAAAACGCGATCATTCATCTAATTACCAAGGAAAAGTCTTGCAAGCGAGAGGGTATTATGACCACTTTAATGGAGAACGTTATTTAACCGTTTATGATAACCAAGGAAAATGGATTGGGTATATCAATGAGACTGGAGTAGAAATTTCTGATAGTAAGGTAGGTTGGCATCAAATAGATAAGAATTATATTAAAATTACAGCAAATAATTATGTTATTTGGAATAATTTTAAATGGCAGAAGCGTACTCATTCCTCTAAATATCAAGGAAAAGTCTTACAAGTTAGAGGTTATCATGAACATTTTAATGGATCAAAGTTCTTAAATTTATATGATTTGAATGGTAAGTGGCTGGGGTATATGAATAGTAGTGGATCACGAAATATAGCACAACCATCATCTCAAAAAATGCTTGTAACTGTTATAAGAAATAATTATACGATTTGGGAGAATTTTAATTGGGAAAAGAAAAATGTCTCAAAAGATTTTCTTAATCAGCAATTAGAAGTAAAGAATGTCTATAGGCATGCTAATGGGGCTTCCTATTTAGGTTTGTATACGCTTGATGGAAAATGGATTGGCTATATTAATGAAACTGGAACCAATTTTTTGAATAGGTAA
- a CDS encoding CDP-glycerol glycerophosphotransferase family protein: MKKQITLLSKELYLLLIKIISKRPRGKSNQIVFLLSFPSTSETILEALYESLGNQLVICYTNNSQSEADKYRQKGVPTYCLDNFFVLCTKIVPLIKKSKVVLCDNYFAFLAGMTLDNKTEVVQLWHANGAIKLFGLEAKYAKSATYKDKQRYLDVYQKFTKYVVSSDQMARIFERNYNQKINILPFGYPPTDNFFDNIWLKKVKDKFNRVFNNKKKVLLYVPTYRETPTDVPLNFAKLQQKIGKDWQIFVKAHPHDKLFHEYLKQEVGIITDFKGMSLQEILPSVDCLITDYSSIPFEYSLANREGKIIFYCYDLHKYQTEVGIELDFERWVPGKVVQTEKELLHEIANLDTQNFEAFNLLWNNYTTGKAKQQLIDWIRSKYEN; encoded by the coding sequence TTGAAAAAACAAATTACATTATTAAGTAAAGAACTATATTTGCTTTTAATAAAAATAATTAGCAAAAGACCTAGAGGGAAAAGTAATCAAATTGTTTTTTTGTTAAGCTTTCCTTCAACAAGTGAAACTATATTAGAGGCTTTGTATGAATCTTTGGGAAATCAACTAGTCATTTGTTATACCAATAATAGTCAATCAGAAGCGGATAAATATCGCCAAAAAGGTGTACCTACATATTGTTTAGATAATTTTTTTGTATTGTGTACTAAAATTGTTCCTTTAATAAAAAAAAGCAAAGTTGTTTTGTGTGACAATTATTTTGCATTTTTAGCTGGAATGACACTTGATAATAAGACAGAAGTTGTACAATTATGGCATGCTAATGGAGCTATTAAATTATTTGGTTTAGAAGCCAAATATGCCAAGAGTGCTACTTATAAAGATAAGCAAAGATACTTAGATGTATATCAAAAATTCACAAAATATGTGGTAAGTTCAGATCAAATGGCTAGGATTTTTGAGCGGAATTATAATCAAAAAATTAATATATTGCCGTTTGGTTATCCACCAACAGATAATTTTTTTGATAATATATGGCTAAAAAAAGTGAAAGATAAATTTAATCGAGTATTTAATAACAAGAAGAAAGTACTATTGTACGTGCCAACATATCGAGAAACACCTACAGATGTACCTTTGAATTTTGCTAAATTACAACAAAAAATTGGTAAAGATTGGCAAATTTTTGTTAAGGCTCATCCTCATGATAAATTGTTTCATGAATACCTAAAACAAGAAGTTGGCATTATTACTGACTTTAAAGGGATGAGTTTGCAAGAAATTCTTCCTTCCGTAGATTGTCTAATAACAGATTATTCTTCTATTCCGTTTGAATATTCATTAGCCAATAGAGAAGGAAAAATAATTTTCTATTGTTATGATTTGCATAAATATCAAACAGAAGTTGGCATAGAACTAGATTTTGAAAGATGGGTACCAGGGAAAGTTGTACAAACAGAAAAAGAGCTGCTACATGAAATTGCTAACTTGGATACTCAAAACTTTGAAGCATTTAATTTACTTTGGAATAACTATACAACTGGAAAAGCTAAGCAACAATTGATAGATTGGATAAGGAGTAAATATGAAAACTGA
- a CDS encoding WecB/TagA/CpsF family glycosyltransferase → MKTEIMAGVPVDCLTYEDIIREVPMYIKTGEKMTAISVNPQIIVEGKKHPEVIEFIKNSTHRIPDGIGIVLVSKLTKGNIKQRVAGFELMIKFLEYANENCSSCFFYGAHPDVLKDMLRKLEIEYPKMNIAGSIDGYTSLKDEEIVDKINQVHPDFLFIALGFPKQEQWLNRNLDKLNVSIFQDVGGSFDVLSGHVKRAPAFFLRFHLEWLYRSLSNPRRIGRIFQLPVFLFKSLLWNLKNR, encoded by the coding sequence ATGAAAACTGAAATAATGGCAGGTGTACCTGTAGACTGTTTAACATATGAAGATATTATAAGAGAGGTTCCCATGTATATAAAAACAGGTGAAAAAATGACAGCAATTAGTGTCAATCCTCAAATTATAGTGGAAGGCAAAAAACACCCTGAAGTCATCGAATTTATAAAAAATAGTACGCATCGTATCCCAGATGGTATTGGTATTGTATTAGTTTCTAAATTAACAAAAGGAAATATTAAGCAACGTGTTGCTGGTTTTGAGTTAATGATAAAATTTTTAGAATATGCAAATGAAAATTGCTCTAGCTGCTTTTTTTATGGAGCGCATCCAGATGTTTTAAAAGACATGCTTAGGAAACTAGAAATTGAATATCCTAAAATGAATATAGCAGGCAGTATCGATGGATATACATCTTTAAAAGATGAAGAAATTGTGGATAAAATTAATCAAGTACATCCCGATTTTTTATTTATTGCATTGGGATTTCCTAAACAAGAACAGTGGTTGAATCGCAATCTTGATAAATTAAATGTCTCTATTTTTCAAGATGTAGGTGGCAGCTTTGATGTGCTTAGTGGCCATGTTAAGAGAGCACCTGCCTTTTTTTTGCGTTTTCATTTAGAGTGGTTATATCGTTCACTGAGTAATCCTAGACGTATTGGTCGTATTTTTCAATTACCTGTTTTTTTATTCAAAAGTTTATTATGGAATTTAAAAAATAGATAA
- a CDS encoding CDP-glycerol glycerophosphotransferase family protein → MKIGIVGYHLFGLGGTSRANINLLQELFDIPDVEVVYYNTKKYNQRIINEFENREEVFKEYHGRLTYRHFSEILKDSECDVYLLTRENLFILSKLLKKKFPNALIVGEVHAPVANIEPEIDLCAESIDVYRVATDINRRMLLNRVNEVKGEIVEFPVSVRHLEYDKNVVFQGGVTKNLYIYSRFEELQKDISYSIALMDYLVHYLGEDEYKLYINGKGKTETLYHNLIAYYNLEDNVFINEKIPEDALYLSTARTETFGYSISEAFVSGKKVLLYGGDDHVLTKIYGNFKTFGWLTKNIESDCEVLLSYCNQTISQEDFEADLDEALVYSIKRDYGQKFIDHLLLNKNILIYTGEAEETEIFEKIYNWDKSTRTSKLSTAYNWLNTFPGFKQLFRNKWLHKQLVDIYDKIFPYTEELDVREDFAFIESYHGKSFSGDPKYIALELKKMYPNMYIYISSINSLVDMEILKWGFLPVRLGSREYVRKFRQSKYIITNGNALDKCGKSDEQVFIQTWHGLPLKKMVNDLENPDQRREESEAFLPRMLKWDYLLSCSERNTEYFSSAFMLDQNENLQILEYGAPRNAYLIKNANNKKELERVHFKYFNRPYNGDTYILYCPTWRKDKRNSTTSLDLQQFIEELPENYQLIVKLHPLEGHLRKQYNSLHPRIHCFYNELVDIQELYILSKVMITDYSSAMFDYAHMNRKILIFQEDAEDYGSQIGYYFNTKELIDIDGHNYSLPELVEEILQPYDGYYNRLIIQELMTEDNKNATKDILSTIIEESKVEHEMLVESL, encoded by the coding sequence TTGAAAATAGGTATAGTAGGATACCATCTATTTGGACTAGGAGGAACAAGTAGAGCAAACATCAATCTATTGCAGGAATTATTTGATATACCTGATGTAGAGGTTGTTTATTATAATACAAAAAAATATAATCAAAGAATTATTAATGAATTTGAAAATCGCGAGGAAGTTTTTAAAGAATATCATGGACGATTAACGTATCGACATTTTAGTGAAATTCTAAAAGATTCTGAATGTGATGTTTATTTACTAACTCGAGAAAACTTATTTATTTTAAGCAAATTATTAAAGAAAAAGTTTCCTAATGCGTTGATTGTAGGTGAAGTACATGCACCTGTTGCTAATATAGAACCTGAAATCGACTTATGTGCAGAGAGTATTGATGTTTACCGTGTTGCAACAGACATTAATAGAAGGATGCTTTTAAATAGAGTTAATGAAGTTAAGGGAGAAATTGTTGAGTTTCCTGTAAGTGTGCGACACTTAGAATATGACAAAAATGTAGTCTTTCAAGGTGGAGTTACGAAAAATCTTTATATTTATTCTCGTTTTGAGGAATTACAAAAAGATATTAGCTACAGTATCGCTTTAATGGATTACCTAGTTCACTATTTAGGAGAAGATGAATATAAATTATATATTAATGGTAAAGGAAAAACAGAGACTCTGTATCACAATTTAATTGCTTATTATAATCTTGAAGATAATGTGTTTATTAATGAAAAAATTCCTGAAGATGCGTTATATTTAAGTACTGCTCGTACAGAGACTTTTGGTTATAGTATTAGTGAAGCTTTTGTTTCAGGGAAAAAAGTATTGCTTTATGGTGGAGATGATCATGTTTTAACTAAGATTTATGGTAATTTTAAAACATTCGGTTGGTTGACAAAAAATATTGAAAGTGACTGCGAAGTTTTATTAAGCTACTGTAATCAAACAATTTCTCAAGAAGATTTTGAAGCAGACTTGGATGAGGCTTTGGTTTATAGTATAAAAAGAGATTATGGACAAAAATTTATTGATCACTTATTGCTAAACAAGAATATCTTAATTTATACAGGAGAAGCTGAAGAAACAGAAATTTTTGAAAAAATCTATAATTGGGATAAGTCTACAAGAACAAGTAAATTATCTACTGCTTACAATTGGTTAAATACGTTTCCAGGATTTAAACAACTGTTTAGAAATAAATGGTTACACAAACAATTAGTCGACATTTACGATAAAATTTTTCCGTATACTGAAGAATTGGATGTACGTGAAGATTTTGCTTTCATTGAAAGCTATCATGGAAAAAGCTTTAGTGGAGATCCTAAATATATCGCACTTGAACTGAAAAAAATGTACCCTAATATGTATATTTATATTAGTAGTATTAATAGTTTGGTGGATATGGAAATATTAAAGTGGGGCTTCTTACCTGTTCGTTTAGGTAGTAGAGAGTATGTTCGTAAATTCAGACAAAGTAAATATATTATTACTAATGGAAATGCATTAGATAAATGTGGAAAATCTGATGAACAAGTGTTTATTCAAACTTGGCATGGACTGCCATTGAAGAAGATGGTAAATGACTTAGAAAATCCAGATCAACGTAGAGAAGAATCAGAGGCGTTTTTACCACGAATGTTAAAATGGGATTATTTGTTGAGTTGCTCTGAGCGTAATACTGAGTATTTTAGTTCAGCATTTATGCTAGATCAAAATGAAAATTTACAAATTTTAGAATACGGTGCGCCAAGAAACGCATATTTGATTAAAAATGCTAACAATAAAAAAGAATTGGAACGTGTACATTTTAAATATTTCAATAGACCTTATAATGGAGATACGTATATTTTATATTGTCCAACATGGCGAAAAGATAAACGTAATTCAACAACAAGCTTAGATTTACAACAATTTATTGAAGAATTACCTGAGAACTATCAATTAATCGTTAAATTGCATCCATTAGAAGGACATTTACGAAAACAATATAATTCTTTGCATCCAAGAATTCATTGTTTTTATAATGAATTAGTAGATATTCAAGAGCTATATATTTTAAGTAAAGTAATGATTACCGATTATTCTAGTGCGATGTTTGATTATGCGCATATGAATCGAAAAATACTAATTTTCCAAGAAGATGCAGAAGATTATGGTAGCCAGATTGGTTATTATTTCAATACAAAAGAATTGATTGATATTGATGGTCATAATTACAGTTTGCCTGAATTAGTAGAAGAAATTTTACAACCGTATGATGGATATTATAATCGTTTAATTATACAAGAATTAATGACAGAAGATAACAAAAATGCTACAAAAGATATTTTATCTACAATTATAGAAGAGTCAAAAGTTGAACATGAAATGTTGGTTGAATCATTATAA